The Hippopotamus amphibius kiboko isolate mHipAmp2 chromosome 16, mHipAmp2.hap2, whole genome shotgun sequence genomic interval CTCTGGGCTCTCTTCCATCCAGATTTCCAGGGCAAAAACACATGGCCTTGTCACAGTTGGAGTGTGGATACACTAGTGTCAGGGCCACAGCCAGAGAGTGCTGGAGCAGAAGGTCAGGAGTGCACCAGTCCAGGCTATATAGGAAAggcattttgcttttttattttctgtaaaactctgtaaataaaatacaaaaccaaGGGACAaggcagggcagaggcaggacgGCCAGGCCCGGGACACTGGATCTATGGCAAGTGTGCTGAGCCGAGGCTGGGAGGCACTTGACTGCGGCACCGACTCTACCCACCCCAAGGACAACAGGAGAATATATTAGATTTTCATGGATAGGAATCTGTGAGGGAGGTGTGTCTGGAGCCAGCCTTCACCCTCCCTGCCAGTGCCTGGTAAGCCCTGAAAGTGGAGGGGGGAAGGGGCACTGGGGGCCGGTGCGTGGGGAGTTTAAAATGCCGTGCTGGCCATGCTGCCAGGCCCGAAGATGCGGGGCAGGGCATCCAGTGACTCCTCCAGCCGTCGATGGGCAGACTGTCCCTCTTCGCCTGTAATGGATAAGGATGGGGTCAGGAGTGGCCCTAGCCCCACCCTGGCCCTCCCACCCCTGACCCCATCTCACCCCTACTCCCAGCAGCCGAAATGTCCTAGCACTCAGCTTGACTCATATCTCCCATTTCCCAGCCTCACCACATTGCTGCAGGCTCTGCCGGGCTGCTTCCCTCACGGCTTCTGTGTCCGTTTGGCACAGGTACACGAGGGGCTCAATGCCTTCAGAAGCCTACCAGGGGAGAGAACATTGAGGTGGGCCCAGCAGGGCAGGTGAGAAAGGCGCATGACCTAGGGCTTAGGGAactgggaggggagagaaaagggtCACCTTGATgcagcccagggccaggcagccAGCCACTCTCGTCTGCACATCCTCATCCTCGAGctggtccaggaagcacagtAGGGCCTAGGTAAGGGTGGGAGCGCAGACTTAGCCAGACACTGGAAGCCTGGGACCCCACTCTTTGCCCTTAAGAGAGCCCTGCCCTACACTTACCCTTTCCCGGAAGGCAGGGCCCAGCGACAGGCTCCGGAGCTGAGTGCTGACAGCAGCCATGACCTTGTTGTTGCCATGGACAAGCAGGGAGCTGAGGGCCCGGAGCCCATCCCTTCGAAGCCGCCCCTCAGGTGCCAACCGCAGGGCCTTCAGCACAACAGCCTGGTCATCTGAGTTCAGATTCCGCACCAGTAATACTGAAAGAAGGAAGCCGGGCAGGGGGGGTGTCAGTTGGAACAAGGTGGTAGGGCAAAGAGCCTCCTGAGGTAGCATCTTTTGTACCCTCATGTCCTGAATTCACACCTTCAGACCCACCCATAAGGTTAGGCCACTTTGTGCCCAGGGCCACTGCCTCACCCTCCTCGGCAGTCTCCGTCACAAAGGCCTCCATGGAGGAGCTGTCCAGGGCTTCAACGTAACTCCAGAACTGGAAGATGGTGAGCTGCTCTCCAGGGCCTGACTGGGGCCTCCGGGGCAGCTTCTGCCCAAGGGCATCCTCCAGGAACTTGACACACACTGTGGGAGGCAGTGCCGCAGTCTCAGGGTATGGATGGACCTGAGTCCTTAGAAGGAAGAGTGCTCCCACCCCAGGTGCGGGTCCAGGGACCCAGCAGAGGGTCCAATCTGGGCCCTTTTGTGCTGAGGCATGAGCCTTCGATATTTCTTCCCAGTGCTCAGCTCAGCATGTCTGTGTGGGCTGACCTGGCTTTCCCTGAGGTCCCAACACTGGGGATCTGAgaaaggagggcagaggggacaggTAGGCAGCCCACTTACCAGCCTCGGCTAAGCCTGGCTGGCGCACGGAGAGACGGGCGCTGTACTGATTGCAGAAGGTGAGGAGCACCTGCTCCACAGGGCAGATGAAGGGGCTGAGTCCCTCTGTGCATTGGTCCCAGAAGGTCAGGAAGCCGGGCCGAGAGGCTGAGAACTGCACCACTGCAAGGAGGTGCAGGAAACTGTCAGCAACAGAGCAGGCAGGTGGGGAGACAGGCACATAGATGGGGTAGGGCAAGGGAGGAGCTTTGGGACAGACACGAGCCAGAGCCCACACAGCCTTTACCTTCCTGGGCAGAGGTGGCAGGGATTTCCCATCGCCTGCTAAGCTCACATACTGCTTCAAGCACTCGGGCCTCCCGCAGTAGCCGCTCCAGGGCCCATGCCTCCTGGCAGCGCAGGGGCCCAAATGTGCCCAGTTTCTGAAGAATAGGGGTGGCCAAGTAGTTCAGACCTCAAGGTAGAGCTTAGAGAGGGTAGAGAACCAGGGACTACAAGTCCTAGCATGCATCGGGAGAGGCTTGGGGGAACCAGAGTATGGGAGGTGATCCATTCAGCAAAAGCCAGGCCCTGGGACATTGGGGAGTGGAACTCAGAGGAAGTGTGGAAGGCGAGGACTGAAGTGCAGGGCTCCCTGGGGGAAGGGGCTaccaggggagggtggggggaatacCACTAGCCTCACCAGCAGGAGGTGGCTGCAGTGGTACAGGTGCTGGACCAAGGCAGCGTCCAGAGCTGGACACTCTGTGCTGAGGGGTCGGGCACTAGGTGAGTCGAGGCTGTCCTCAGCCCCAGGCTCCGGGCTGTTTGGGGGCCTGAGAGAAAAATGGGGTCAACCGCCCCAGGAGCACACATCATCATCTGGTCACCAGTGTACTTTTATTCAGCTCCCCCAATCCGAGAACAGAACAGATGATGCACAAACAGACAATGGGTAAGTTCACAGAGGACTTCCAGAAGGAGGAAAGGGCTGGGACCAGCAGGTGGCACCAGGGGTCTCCAGAGCCAGTCTGCTCAGGGCCACCTCCTGAGCAGCTAGGACTACTGGGACTGCTGGGGCTGCCGGAGCTGAGATGGGTGGGAGTAGGGTTGCAGGCGGGATGGTCTATGCAATGTGGACTGCAAGGGGTTGTGGCCCAAGAGGTGCAAGGCACACAAGGAGTACATGTACCCGCCAGCAAGTCCATCCCCTCCCGCCCACCTCCCATCTTGCTACTCTCTTTACAAGCTCCACCTGGCCTCACCTCACctgttcccctttctcctttACCTGGTActcacctcccctcctcccccctcacaATGCCCCTCACCTGTCCCCAGGACCATCATTGTCTTCATCTTCATCCTCGTTGAGGAAGCTGAAGCTCTCCAGGGCATGCTCCACAGTGATGCTAAGACTGGAGGTCCGGCTGCGAGTCAGGCCTTGTCTCTGCTGGAGTTGTGAAGGGCGTCAGAGCTGCCACCCCTGCCTGGCTGCCCTCCCTGCGCTGCCacggcccagcccagcccagcccagccctcctcaCCATGAGCAGACTCTCCAGCCGGGTCACCTCCTGCTCCAGGCCCTGCAGCTCAGGAAACTGGCCACGATAGTCATCCAGGGCAGCCATTAGGGCCCCCAGTGCCTCCTCCAGCCGCCTGTCCCCAGcccctccagctgcccctggAACTGGAGCCTGGGAAGCCCTGGCCACTCTAGGGTCTGAATGCTGGGGCACAGGGGctaggggtgagggagggagactTGGGCTCTGATGGTTGGCTTCTGGGGGGTTTGGGGAAGGGCTTGTGAGGGGTTCCCAACTGGAGCAGGTAGGAGTTGGGtgggaggtgctgggggttaTGGGGTCTGCCTGAGTGCAGGGAGTGGAGGCTGGGTAGCTACAGGACAGGGGGTCCACACCTGGGAGGGGAGGGTCTGTGTTTGCAGAGGGGCTGGAGAGCGTAGCAAGGTCTAGAAAAGTGGAAGGGCTTACGGTTATAAGGGTGAAGCTTGTGACAGAATGGGTGGGACTCCCTGTGGTCTGGACTGGGTCCTTTGCATCGAGTATAGTACTGTGAGTTGAAATCCTGGCTTTGTGAGTAGGGGTTGCAGTAGTGTAGGTGGGGCTTGTGGTAGTGTGGGTAGGGCTTGCAGTATTGTGGGTGGGGCTTATCGTGGTATGGGTAGGGCTTGCAGTATTGTGGGTGGGGCTTATTGTGGTGTGGGTAGGGCTTGTAGCAGTGTGGGTGGGGCTTACTGTGGTGTGGGTAGGGCTTGTAGCAGTGTGGGTGGGGCTTACTGTGGTGTGGGTAGGGCTTGCAGTAGTGTGGGTGGGGCTAGTGGTAGTCTGGGCTGGGCCTGTGGCACTAGCTGTAGGGCCCGCAGTCGTGAGGGTAGAGACCATGGGGTTGTTGGTGGGGCTTATGACAGTGTGTACTAGGTTTGTGACTGTGTGGCTGAGGCTTGTGGTGGTCTGGACTGGGTCTGTAGTAGTGGGGGTAGGAGCTGCAGGAGTGAGGGTAGAGAGCATTGGTTTGTGGGTGGGACTTGTGGTGGTCTGGACTGGCCCTGTGGTGCTGGGGGTAGGGCCTGTAGGAGTGAGGGTAGAGACCGCAGTCTTGTGGGCAGAACCTGTGGTGGTGTGAGTGGGGCTTGGAGTACTATGGGTAGGCCTTATGGCACCAGAGGTGGAACTTGCAGTGGTGTGGGTGGGGTCTGGCAATTCAGAAGAGCTAGAATTTATGGTCTTGTTAACCGAGTCTAGGTGTGCAGATGGGGCAGGGTCTGTTGTACTGAGAGTGGGGCTTGCGGTAGAATGGCCAGAGTCCAGGGCAGGAGAGACAGGACTAGGGTGCTCCCCATGGGTGGGATCTGGGTGTGCAGGTGGGCTAGGTCCCCGGACTAGGCTTTCTAGGCCCGCAGCCTCCACTGAAGCCTCAGCCAGGGCAGCATCCACACTGGCCTCACTGATGTGGCTCAGAGTCCGGCTGTAGGGGGCATGCCCATTGGCCAGGGCTGGAGCCATGGCCCCCTCCTCATCCACGGGCCCAGAAGTGGAGGTCTCAGCCCTGCGGAAGGCAACTTGGATGGGCAGAGGCTCGGGCTGCTGCACCAGGGGCCTGGGGGCTGAGGAGTGGCGGGCGGTGCCCGAGAGCTGTGGGCTGGAGGAGTCATCGGAAGATTCAGATGACAGGGACCACGCTGTCCCAttctccagctcctcctgccGCCTCAGCATATTCTGGAAAAGAGAACGGGACGTTTCAGGACCCCTCCCAGGAAGcccctggggttggggggcgggggggtgggggaggcgctGAGCCTGGGATGTGACTCACATAGAAGGCCTGCTCCCGAAGTGAGGGCGTGTCTGGTGGGCTCTGGCTATAGGTAGAGAAGCGCTTGGTGACCGTGGAGGCCTTGTTGACAGTAGAAGCGGCTGAGGGCTGGTCATCCTTGTCGAAGGGACTGGAGAGAGAAGAAGCTGTTAGCAGGTGCCACAAATCCTAGCCCAGTCTCCAAGCCCCTCAGCCCCACCAACCTCCAGGTGACTTCCAGGCTAAGCTTGATGGTGCCGAGATCGTTAATGTCTACAGCTACAACCTGGGGCAGGGCGGCGAACAGGTCCTTGGTCTCACAGGAGACGCTGCCCACAACCACATGGTTGGCCAGGCCTTTCAGTTCTGTCACCTGTAGCCAAGAATGCACGGTGGGGTCATAAGGATGTAGGGGTCATGAGACTGTGGGGGATCAGACACCTGAATTTGCATAGAGGTTATGAGACAGTCACCGGGTCGTGGGGCCATGAGGAAGTTGCAGGGAATGGAGTTCTCAGGGTAATGGGGCCATGGAGGCTTGAAGCAGCCTGGGAGCACAGGGATCACAGAGGTCTAAATCTGTAGTCATTGAGGTCATAGGGGTCACAGCCTCATGGGAGCTCAGGGGTCAAATATTCACAAGGTCAGAAGGTCATAAGGAAACCACACGATCATGAAGGTCAAGGGGTCATATATTCACAGGGCCATGGAACAAGGTGGGGGTCACAGGGGTAAAGGTATCAGGATCTTGAGGGTCATAAGGGGTTCACAGGGTCATAGAGTCACGGGATCTTGGTGTCCTATGGTCCTGGGCAGAAACATCACCTTAATGGACAGGAATTCTGCGAGCAGAGGGAGAAAGACGGTTTCCTCGCTGTCCCACACCTGCTTTCCGCTACTCTCTATGCGGCCCCGCAGTTTCCAGCGCTGACGCCCATATTTCATGTAGATctaggggaggaggc includes:
- the RIPOR1 gene encoding rho family-interacting cell polarization regulator 1 isoform X4; this translates as MKYGRQRWKLRGRIESSGKQVWDSEETVFLPLLAEFLSIKVTELKGLANHVVVGSVSCETKDLFAALPQVVAVDINDLGTIKLSLEVTWSPFDKDDQPSAASTVNKASTVTKRFSTYSQSPPDTPSLREQAFYNMLRRQEELENGTAWSLSSESSDDSSSPQLSGTARHSSAPRPLVQQPEPLPIQVAFRRAETSTSGPVDEEGAMAPALANGHAPYSRTLSHISEASVDAALAEASVEAAGLESLVRGPSPPAHPDPTHGEHPSPVSPALDSGHSTASPTLSTTDPAPSAHLDSVNKTINSSSSELPDPTHTTASSTSGAIRPTHSTPSPTHTTTGSAHKTAVSTLTPTGPTPSTTGPVQTTTSPTHKPMLSTLTPAAPTPTTTDPVQTTTSLSHTVTNLVHTVISPTNNPMVSTLTTAGPTASATGPAQTTTSPTHTTASPTHTTVSPTHTATSPTHTTVSPTHTATSPTHTTISPTHNTASPTHTTISPTHNTASPTHTTTSPTYTTATPTHKARISTHSTILDAKDPVQTTGSPTHSVTSFTLITVSPSTFLDLATLSSPSANTDPPLPGVDPLSCSYPASTPCTQADPITPSTSHPTPTCSSWEPLTSPSPNPPEANHQSPSLPPSPLAPVPQHSDPRVARASQAPVPGAAGGAGDRRLEEALGALMAALDDYRGQFPELQGLEQEVTRLESLLMQRQGLTRSRTSSLSITVEHALESFSFLNEDEDEDNDGPGDRPPNSPEPGAEDSLDSPSARPLSTECPALDAALVQHLYHCSHLLLKLGTFGPLRCQEAWALERLLREARVLEAVCELSRRWEIPATSAQEVVQFSASRPGFLTFWDQCTEGLSPFICPVEQVLLTFCNQYSARLSVRQPGLAEAVCVKFLEDALGQKLPRRPQSGPGEQLTIFQFWSYVEALDSSSMEAFVTETAEEVLLVRNLNSDDQAVVLKALRLAPEGRLRRDGLRALSSLLVHGNNKVMAAVSTQLRSLSLGPAFRERALLCFLDQLEDEDVQTRVAGCLALGCIKASEGIEPLVYLCQTDTEAVREAARQSLQQCGEEGQSAHRRLEESLDALPRIFGPGSMASTAF
- the RIPOR1 gene encoding rho family-interacting cell polarization regulator 1 isoform X3, whose translation is MMSLSVRPQRRLLSARVSRSQSFAGVLGSQERGPRSFPAFSPPGPPRKPPALSRVSKMFSVAHPAPKVPQPERLDLVYTALKRGLTAYLEVHQQEQEKLQGQIRESKRNSRLGFLYDLDKQVKSIERFLRRLEFHASKIDELYEAYCVQRRLRDGAYNMVRAYSTGSPGSREARDSLAEATRGHREYTESMCLLESELEAQLGEFHLRMKGLAGFARLCVGDQYEIYMKYGRQRWKLRGRIESSGKQVWDSEETVFLPLLAEFLSIKVTELKGLANHVVVGSVSCETKDLFAALPQVVAVDINDLGTIKLSLEVTWSPFDKDDQPSAASTVNKASTVTKRFSTYSQSPPDTPSLREQAFYNMLRRQEELENGTAWSLSSESSDDSSSPQLSGTARHSSAPRPLVQQPEPLPIQVAFRRAETSTSGPVDEEGAMAPALANGHAPYSRTLSHISEASVDAALAEASVEAAGLESLVRGPSPPAHPDPTHGEHPSPVSPALDSGHSTASPTLSTTDPAPSAHLDSVNKTINSSSSELPDPTHTTASSTSGAIRPTHSTPSPTHTTTGSAHKTAVSTLTPTGPTPSTTGPVQTTTSPTHKPMLSTLTPAAPTPTTTDPVQTTTSLSHTVTNLVHTVISPTNNPMVSTLTTAGPTASATGPAQTTTSPTHTTASPTHTTVSPTHTATSPTHTTVSPTHTATSPTHTTISPTHNTASPTHTTISPTHNTASPTHTTTSPTYTTATPTHKARISTHSTILDAKDPVQTTGSPTHSVTSFTLITVSPSTFLDLATLSSPSANTDPPLPGVDPLSCSYPASTPCTQADPITPSTSHPTPTCSSWEPLTSPSPNPPEANHQSPSLPPSPLAPVPQHSDPRVARASQAPVPGAAGGAGDRRLEEALGALMAALDDYRGQFPELQGLEQEVTRLESLLMQRQGLTRSRTSSLSITVEHALESFSFLNEDEDEDNDGPGDRPPNSPEPGAEDSLDSPSARPLSTECPALDAALVQHLYHCSHLLLKLGTFGPLRCQEAWALERLLREARVLEAVCELSRRWEIPATSAQEVVQFSASRPGFLTFWDQCTEGLSPFICPVEQVLLTFCNQYSARLSVRQPGLAEAVCVKFLEDALGQKLPRRPQSGPGEQLTIFQFWSYVEALDSSSMEAFVTETAEEVLLVRNLNSDDQAVVLKALRLAPEGRLRRDGLRALSSLLVHGNNKVMAAVSTQLRSLSLGPAFRERALLCFLDQLEDEDVQTRVAGCLALGCIKASEGIEPLVYLCQTDTEAVREAARQSLQQCGEEGQSAHRRLEESLDALPRIFGPGSMASTAF
- the RIPOR1 gene encoding rho family-interacting cell polarization regulator 1 isoform X2, which translates into the protein MSSKKKGSPARTHSMMSLSVRPQRRLLSARVSRSQSFAGVLGSQERGPRSFPAFSPPGPPRKPPALSRVSKMFSVAHPAPKVPQPERLDLVYTALKRGLTAYLEVHQQEQEKLQGQIRESKRNSRLGFLYDLDKQVKSIERFLRRLEFHASKIDELYEAYCVQRRLRDGAYNMVRAYSTGSPGSREARDSLAEATRGHREYTESMCLLESELEAQLGEFHLRMKGLAGFARLCVGDQYEIYMKYGRQRWKLRGRIESSGKQVWDSEETVFLPLLAEFLSIKVTELKGLANHVVVGSVSCETKDLFAALPQVVAVDINDLGTIKLSLEVTWSPFDKDDQPSAASTVNKASTVTKRFSTYSQSPPDTPSLREQAFYNMLRRQEELENGTAWSLSSESSDDSSSPQLSGTARHSSAPRPLVQQPEPLPIQVAFRRAETSTSGPVDEEGAMAPALANGHAPYSRTLSHISEASVDAALAEASVEAAGLESLVRGPSPPAHPDPTHGEHPSPVSPALDSGHSTASPTLSTTDPAPSAHLDSVNKTINSSSSELPDPTHTTASSTSGAIRPTHSTPSPTHTTTGSAHKTAVSTLTPTGPTPSTTGPVQTTTSPTHKPMLSTLTPAAPTPTTTDPVQTTTSLSHTVTNLVHTVISPTNNPMVSTLTTAGPTASATGPAQTTTSPTHTTASPTHTTVSPTHTATSPTHTTVSPTHTATSPTHTTISPTHNTASPTHTTISPTHNTASPTHTTTSPTYTTATPTHKARISTHSTILDAKDPVQTTGSPTHSVTSFTLITVSPSTFLDLATLSSPSANTDPPLPGVDPLSCSYPASTPCTQADPITPSTSHPTPTCSSWEPLTSPSPNPPEANHQSPSLPPSPLAPVPQHSDPRVARASQAPVPGAAGGAGDRRLEEALGALMAALDDYRGQFPELQGLEQEVTRLESLLMRQGLTRSRTSSLSITVEHALESFSFLNEDEDEDNDGPGDRPPNSPEPGAEDSLDSPSARPLSTECPALDAALVQHLYHCSHLLLKLGTFGPLRCQEAWALERLLREARVLEAVCELSRRWEIPATSAQEVVQFSASRPGFLTFWDQCTEGLSPFICPVEQVLLTFCNQYSARLSVRQPGLAEAVCVKFLEDALGQKLPRRPQSGPGEQLTIFQFWSYVEALDSSSMEAFVTETAEEVLLVRNLNSDDQAVVLKALRLAPEGRLRRDGLRALSSLLVHGNNKVMAAVSTQLRSLSLGPAFRERALLCFLDQLEDEDVQTRVAGCLALGCIKASEGIEPLVYLCQTDTEAVREAARQSLQQCGEEGQSAHRRLEESLDALPRIFGPGSMASTAF
- the RIPOR1 gene encoding rho family-interacting cell polarization regulator 1 isoform X1, which encodes MSSKKKGSPARTHSMMSLSVRPQRRLLSARVSRSQSFAGVLGSQERGPRSFPAFSPPGPPRKPPALSRVSKMFSVAHPAPKVPQPERLDLVYTALKRGLTAYLEVHQQEQEKLQGQIRESKRNSRLGFLYDLDKQVKSIERFLRRLEFHASKIDELYEAYCVQRRLRDGAYNMVRAYSTGSPGSREARDSLAEATRGHREYTESMCLLESELEAQLGEFHLRMKGLAGFARLCVGDQYEIYMKYGRQRWKLRGRIESSGKQVWDSEETVFLPLLAEFLSIKVTELKGLANHVVVGSVSCETKDLFAALPQVVAVDINDLGTIKLSLEVTWSPFDKDDQPSAASTVNKASTVTKRFSTYSQSPPDTPSLREQAFYNMLRRQEELENGTAWSLSSESSDDSSSPQLSGTARHSSAPRPLVQQPEPLPIQVAFRRAETSTSGPVDEEGAMAPALANGHAPYSRTLSHISEASVDAALAEASVEAAGLESLVRGPSPPAHPDPTHGEHPSPVSPALDSGHSTASPTLSTTDPAPSAHLDSVNKTINSSSSELPDPTHTTASSTSGAIRPTHSTPSPTHTTTGSAHKTAVSTLTPTGPTPSTTGPVQTTTSPTHKPMLSTLTPAAPTPTTTDPVQTTTSLSHTVTNLVHTVISPTNNPMVSTLTTAGPTASATGPAQTTTSPTHTTASPTHTTVSPTHTATSPTHTTVSPTHTATSPTHTTISPTHNTASPTHTTISPTHNTASPTHTTTSPTYTTATPTHKARISTHSTILDAKDPVQTTGSPTHSVTSFTLITVSPSTFLDLATLSSPSANTDPPLPGVDPLSCSYPASTPCTQADPITPSTSHPTPTCSSWEPLTSPSPNPPEANHQSPSLPPSPLAPVPQHSDPRVARASQAPVPGAAGGAGDRRLEEALGALMAALDDYRGQFPELQGLEQEVTRLESLLMQRQGLTRSRTSSLSITVEHALESFSFLNEDEDEDNDGPGDRPPNSPEPGAEDSLDSPSARPLSTECPALDAALVQHLYHCSHLLLKLGTFGPLRCQEAWALERLLREARVLEAVCELSRRWEIPATSAQEVVQFSASRPGFLTFWDQCTEGLSPFICPVEQVLLTFCNQYSARLSVRQPGLAEAVCVKFLEDALGQKLPRRPQSGPGEQLTIFQFWSYVEALDSSSMEAFVTETAEEVLLVRNLNSDDQAVVLKALRLAPEGRLRRDGLRALSSLLVHGNNKVMAAVSTQLRSLSLGPAFRERALLCFLDQLEDEDVQTRVAGCLALGCIKASEGIEPLVYLCQTDTEAVREAARQSLQQCGEEGQSAHRRLEESLDALPRIFGPGSMASTAF